The following are from one region of the Myxocyprinus asiaticus isolate MX2 ecotype Aquarium Trade chromosome 2, UBuf_Myxa_2, whole genome shotgun sequence genome:
- the ntn5 gene encoding netrin-1: MSRYHSPPFQTLSFLHLVLFTLFQLSLLSPLLSQSPLSWTSPYDPCYHLDGRPRHCLSEFINTAYGVPVIMEDLQQGPKTNISTLTDLHNPHNLTCWTAAEGLSSGDWTFTVPLERRFEITYISLQFCQQVEAVESYSISILKSMDFGRSWRPLQFYSSDCMGTFGLPDQSIALTKHQETEPLCTDPRPLQKHRGSVVLAFSTLDGRPSSPDFDYSPGLQDWVTATDIKIVFHLSMDKIKKQEEKLNEVGRALRGRAGGERGNTIIRFGEKKTGAKTSEIWGSSQEKNKEQKQSGQNVTRKEMGSQGKEGRGRGRSHNKESWKPCQDGTCDWSVNTEQQGSKGRELRRRRNNGRREKSHSKSRKKATHQLTPSALYTPSKAPLSLSDLQVGGRCKCNGHASRCRRDNQGRAVCQCEHHTSGPDCDVCEQFFYDRPWQRATPSQPHPCVPCECNGHSTKCRFSMAVYQQSGRVSGGICLKCRHHTTGRHCQFCQNGYTRDHSKPLSHRKACQSCQCHPMGAVGHWCNQSTGQCLCREGVIGQRCNRCAPGYKQGQSPHRPCIRIQEVAPPTPVYQPQYSIGEECLSYCPPSQAKVRMNLETYCLKDYVLKMQVKGKERSGPWWQFSVLVQSVFHMGSSHVKRGLQALWVPDRDLSCGCPALQVGRTFLLIGAVESGRSWVPEEQRLVADRTTMALQWREHWSPKLRGFRGQDIKGKCLQRNNTAQKHSHSDSYEEYTPPHLEKLQSEPHAPHKHTHSTHNHHPSTAQHRGLDLGHTHKRGDTQDLHRKGIHAERHHGLVKDRKAENGSLGGRIYPSASPQDTQNLLQNTQDPSTSHANEHEQYYQTVCPTWSPGSPV; this comes from the exons ATGTCCAGATATCACTCCCCTCCTTTCCAGACCCTCTCATTCCTCCACCTTGTCCTCTTCACCCTCTTCCAACTCTCCCTTCtttctcctctcctttctcaatctCCTCTCAGCTGGACCTCTCCTTATGATCCCTGCTACCATTTGGATGGCCGTCCACGCCACTGCCTGTCTGAATTCATCAATACTGCCTACGGGGTGCCTGTGATCATGGAAGATCTCCAGCAAGGACCCAAGACGAATATCAGCACCTTAACAGATCTTCATAACCCCCACAATCTGACATGCTGGACAGCTGCCGAAGGCTTGAGTAGCGGGGATTGGACTTTCACAGTTCCCCTGGAAAGACGCTTTGAAATCACTTACATTAGTCTTCAGTTTTGTCAACAAGTGGAGGCAGTGGAGTCTTACTCCATCTCCATCTTAAAGTCAATGGACTTTGGCCGGAGCTGGCGGCCCCTACAGTTTTATTCCAGTGACTGCATGGGAACATTTGGCCTTCCTGACCAGTCTATTGCTCTGACAAAGCACCAAGAGACAGAGCCACTGTGTACAGATCCCAGACCTCTGCAGAAGCACCGTGGAAGTGTTGTGCTGGCTTTCTCAACTTTGGATGGACGTCCTTCCTCACCAGATTTTGACTACAGTCCAGGGCTCCAAGACTGGGTTACTGCTACAGACATAAAGATAGTATTTCACCTGTcaatggataaaataaaaaagcaagaaGAGAAACTGAATGAGGTGGGACGTGCCTTAAGAGGGAGAGCAGGGGGAGAAAGGGGGAACACTATTATTCggtttggggagaaaaaaacaggGGCTAAAACATCAGAAATTTGGGGAAGTagtcaagaaaaaaataaagagcaaAAGCAAAGTGGCCAAAATGTTACCCGGAAGGAGATGGGATCTCAAGGTAAAGAGGGAAGAGGTAGGGGAAGGAGCCACAACAAGGAAAGTTGGAAGCCGTGCCAGGATGGCACATGTGATTGGTCTGTAAATACAGAGCAGCAGGGCTCCAAGGGCCGAGAGTTGAGGAGAAGAAGAAACAATGGAAGGAGGGAGAAGTCCCATTCTAAATCAAGAAAAAAGGCCACACATCAACTCACCCCATCTGCCCTTTACACTCCATCTAAAGCACCTCTCTCCCTTTCCGACTTGCAGGTTGGAGGCAGGTGCAAGTGCAATGGCCATGCCTCCCGCTGTCGTCGTGACAACCAGGGACGTGCAGTGTGTCAGTGTGAACATCACACATCTGGACCGGACTGTGACGTTTGTGAGCAATTTTTTTATGATCGGCCATGGCAACGGGCCACGCCCAGCCAACCACACCCGTGCGTCC cATGTGAATGTAATGGTCACTCTACGAAGTGTAGATTCAGTATGGCTGTGTATCAACAGTCTGGTCGAGTCAGTGGAGGCATTTGTTTGAAGTGCCGGCACCACACCACAGGACGCCACTGCCAGTTCTGCCAGAACGGATACACACGTGACCACAGCAAACCACTCAGCCACCGCAAGGCCTGCCAAT ctTGCCAGTGCCATCCCATGGGTGCAGTGGGCCATTGGTGCAACCAGTCCACAGGGCAGTGTTTATGTAGAGAAGGGGTCATAGGGCAGAGGTGTAACCGTTGTGCCCCTGGGTACAAGCAAGGCCAGTCTCCCCACCGACCATGCATCC GTATTCAGGAGGTAGCACCACCCACCCCAGTTTACCAGCCCCAGTACAGCATTG GCGAAGAGTGTCTTTCTTACTGTCCACCCTCCCAAGCTAAAGTCAGAATGAATTTAGAGACATACTGTCTCAAGGACTATG TGCTGAAGATGCAGGTGAAAGGTAAGGAACGTTCAGGCCCCTGGTGGCAGTTTTCTGTGCTGGTCCAatcagtttttcacatgggttCTTCACACGTAAAACGAGGCCTTCAGGCTCTCTGGGTTCCGGACCGAGACCTAAGCTGTGGCTGCCCTGCACTTCAGGTTGGTCGGACCTTCCTCTTGATTGGTGCAGTGGAAAGTGGGCGGAGCTGGGTCCCTGAGGAGCAGCGATTAGTCGCAGATCGCACTACGATGGCCCTACAATGGAGGGAACACTGGAGCCCAAAATTAAGAGGCTTCCGTGGGCAGGACATCAAGGGAAAGTGCCTACAGAGAAACAACACTGCACAGAAACACTCTCATTCAGACTCGTATGAGGAATACACACCGCCACATCTTGAGAAACTGCAGTCTGAGCCACATGcaccacataaacatacacactcaacacATAATCATCATCCGTCAACTGCACAACACAGAGGTTTAGACCTCGGACACACGCACAAAAGAGGAGATACTCAGGACTTACATAGAAAAGGCATACATGCAGAAAGGCATCATGGGCTAGTGAAGGACCGAAAGGCTGAAAATGGCAGCCTCGGTGGTAGAATTTATCCATCTGCCTCCCCTCAGGATACACAGAATTTATTGCAGAACACCCAGGATCCTTCCACAAGTCATGCCAATGAGCATGAGCAGTACTACCAAACAGTGTGTCCAACATGGTCACCTGGGTCTCCTGTCTGA